ATCGGCCAGGTGGCGAATTGGCACGTAGCGTGCCACCGGAAGGCCACTAATCGGTGAGAATAATTGGGGCAACTAACCGCTAGTCGGTCAGAACGGTCAGCTGGCCCTTCCGTCCCGCCGTTGATCACGCTACGTTACGTGGGCTGGTCAGGGCCCCGATCGTCTCCCCCAGAGGCGGCACCTGACCGGTGTCGCTGAATCCACAGTGAACCGGGGAACCACGTTTCGCGGGCCGCAGCCCCCATCGCGGCCCAGGGGTGAATCCGCGCTCGCGCGGTAGGGAGCACTTCCCTCTCGAACCCGACAGCTAACCCGGTAGGCGGCAGGTCCGCGCGCGGGGGTCACGCGTCGCGGCGGACCGCGGAAGGAAAGGCCACCCCGCTCCCGTGTCGCTGCATAGATGGACCCTGCGCGCCCTCATCCCGATCGTGCTCGCCGCCGGCGTCGCCCTTCCCGCCGCGAGCGCCTCCGCCGAACCGACGGCCGCCGAGGTCAAGAAGCAGATCGAGGTCGTCTCGGCCAAGCTGGAGAAGGCGGTCGAGACCTATAACAAGACCAACATCGACCTCACCGCGACCAAAAAGGCGATCACCGACCTGCGGGCCACCCTCGGCCCGCTCGCCGATGCCCGGGACGCGGCCCGCGGCAAGGTCGCGACGCTGGCGAGCACCGCATACACCAGCGGCGGGCTCACGGGGCTCAACGTCCTGCTCGGCGGTGCCGGTCAGGCAGACACCCTGATGGACCGGCTCGCCACGCTGGAGGTGATCGCCCGGGACCAGGCCGACGTGCTCGCCTCGTCGGTCGACGCCGGCGCCCGCTACGACAGCGAGAAGACCCGGCTCGACGCCGTCCTCGCCACCCAGACCACCCAGTTCGCGCAGATCACGGCGCAGAAGAAGCAGATCGAGGCGGATCTGGCGAAGCTGGAGGACCAGAAGCGCAAGATCGGCATCAAGGCCGCGGGCGGGACGCCCTACTCGGGCACCATCCCGGACGTCTCGGGCAAGGCCGGAATAGCCGTCCGGTACGCCTACAACGCGATCGGCACGCCCTACGTCTGGGCTGCGGACGGGCCCGACGGGTACGACTGCTCCGGCCTGACCAAGGCCGCCTGGCGTGCCGCCGGGGTGACCCTCTACCACTACGTGCCGACCCAGTGGGACGAGGTGGCACACATCAAGCGATCCCAGCTCGCCCCCGGTGACCTGGTCTTCTACTCCGGGCTCGGACACGTGGCGCTCTATGTCGGAAACGGCAAGGTGATCCACGCGCCGACCTTCGGCGAGGTCGTCAAGATCTCCAGTGTCGACATGATGACGCCGTACGGTTTCGGCCGCGTCCGCACCTGATGTCCGCTCCGTCGGCTGCCCAACGGCCCGGACGAGGGAGATCGTCACTCATCCGGGTCGTTCGGCGAACCATTTCGGCCGGTCGTGCGTCTCCTTATCAGGTGACGCCAGCTATCCGGTAACACCGGTGACCGGAGTCTCAACACCATAGTGACCTGGGTCGCTGCGTGGGCAGCGGCCAGCTGGTGTCATGAAAGGGACAAAACGAGCGACCTCAGAATAGCTCGGAGATCAGGCAAGTCCCATTGGGGATTCAGGTGTTTCACAGTTACCCGTGACACTTTCGAACCTAACCAAGGAATCATCTCCGGACGTCTTCTGTTGGACAGATGTCAGTACCGCATTCCCATTGCGGCGATTACGGGGGAGGGGCCCGAACATGGAAAACATGACGATCCTGCGCACCGACCAGGTGGCTGAAGAGCGAGACCTCGTGGGTGTCTACCTGCACGAGATCTCGCGGACGCCGCTGCTCGGTGCCGCCCAGGAGGTCGACCTCTCCAAGGCGATCGAGGCGGGCCTCCTGGCCGAGCAGCTCCTGGAGGGCGAGAAGCTCCCCAAGGGCATGAAGCGCGAGGAGCTCGAGCTCCTGCAGCGTGAGGGTGCCAAGGCCAAGGACCTGTTCATCCGGGCCAACCTCCGCCTCGTGGTCTCCATCGCCCGCCGCTACGTGCGGTCCGGGATGCCGATGCTCGACCTGATCCAGGAGGGCAACACCGGCCTGGTCCGCGCGGTCGAGAAGTTCGACTACATCAAGGGCTACAAGTTCTCCACCTACGCGACCTGGTGGATCCGGCAGGCGATCAGCCGCGCCATCGCGCAGCAGGAGCGCACGGTCCGGCTCCCCGTCCACCTGGTCGAGGACGTCAACCGGATGCGCAACGTGACCCGGCAGCTGACCCGCGAGCTCGGCGCGGACCCGGAGCCCGCCCAGATCGCGGCGGCGCTGCAGGTCCCGGTCGAGCGGGTCACCGAGCTGATCCGCTGGTCGCAGGACACGGTCTCGCTCGACACCCCGGTCGGCGACGACGGCGACACCAGCCTCGGCGACCTCGTCTCCGACACCGACTCGCCGTCGCCGGAGGAGATCGTCCTCTCCGCGATGGAGCGTCAGCGCATCGAGGGCCTGCTCAACCACCTCGACGACCGTTCGGCCGGCATCATGCGGGCCCGTTACGGCCTGGAGGACGGGCGGGAGCACTCGCTGACCGAGGTCGCCTCGCGGTTCTCCCTCTCCCGCGAGCGCATCCGCCAGCTCGAGATCCAGGCACTGGGCCGGCTGCGCGAGCTGGCGCGGTCCGAGGGCTTCCAGACCGTCTAGGACAAACGCAACGGCGGGCCGGTGACTCGATCACCGGCCCGCCGTCATGTCAGCTCTGCGGCGATCTGAGCGATGTAGGCGAGGGACGCCTGCGGGTCGAGTGCGGCGTCGGCGAGATGCCCGAAGGCCTTCCGATAGGGCGGCACACCGTCGGTGCGGTCCATGATCTGAAAGATCATCAGCGCGCTCTCGACGTAGACCGCATCGGCGTCGGCGCCGTCGGGGAACTCCAGGATGATGAACGGCCCGCTGATCGTGCTGACGAAGCCGGCGGTGAAGGGCAGCACCCGCAGCGTGATGAGCGGGTCCTCGGCCAGCCGGAGCAGGTGGTTGAGCTGGTCGCGCATGGTCGCCGGGTCGCTCGCGATCCGCCGCAGCACCGCCTCGTCCAGCACCGCGTCGATCCGGGGCCTGCTGTCGCCGCCGAGCAGCCGCTCCTGCCGCAGCCGCCGCAGCGTGGCCCGGCTGGACCGCTCGTCGTCGGAGAGCTCGGTCGCGGCACCGCCCTGCAGGGTCGACTGGGCGTACGCATTGGTCTGCAGGATCCCCGGGATCGCGATCGGCTGGAAGAAGTAGAGGCCGGTCGCCTCCTCCTCCAGGCCGAGATAGGTCGCGTAGCCCGCCGGGAGGTCCTCGCGGTGCTCGAACCACCAGGGGCGCTGGCGGCTCACCCGGGCCATCGAGATGAGCTGGCTGATCAGCTCGGCGTCGGTCACGTTGTAGAGCGAGAGCATCGCCTTCACGTCCGTGACGGCGACGCCGACGGTGCCCGCCTCGATCCGGATCAGCTTCGACAGCGACCACTCCAGCTCGTCGGCGGCGTGCTCCTGGGTCATCCCGGCTGCGTCACGGGCGCCTCTGAGTGCATGACGCAGCCGCCGCCGGGCGACGGCAGGCGCCTGAACGTCAGACATAGTTGCTACCTCGAGTCAACCTGTAGTCCGTATGGGTGACCATTGAATGTCCGGCTCATGGACACTCGGCGAGCCGCTACCTGGCAACTTGCATCCTGTCTTGACAGAGTCTATACCGGACTCCGTCTCGTTCCTGTCGATAGTGGACAGGGGCTCCACTTGGTTGATCTACTTCCGGAGCATAAATGACCCAGCCCAACTCGGCAGCATGGCTGCGGAGCACCTTCTGTGAAGCGACCGCCTGCGTCGAAGCCCGTCGTGAGGGCAATGACGTGCTTCTTCGCAACTCGACCGAGCCGGACCGCGTACTGGCGTTCGACGCCGTGGCCTGGGCCGAGTTCAGGATTGGCGTTGCAGAGGGCGAGTTCGACCTCTGATCGTTACAGAGGCTTTCGGTGTGAGACATGGGTGCTGCTGGCGTGAAGATAGCGTCGACAGCATCCATGTATGTAATGCCGATAGGCATTGGCGGGGCTTTCTGCACTAACGCATCGGCGTGAGCAGCGACCACAGGTCGATGGCGGCCGAGCGCGCGGTCGGGCGCTGGGTGCTCGACTTGTCCATGCACGAGCGCACCAGATCGGTCAGCGCCGTCGGCAGCCCGGGGATCGCCAGCACCGGCACGGGCGCGAGGCACTTCGGCGCGATGCCCCGGCGCGGGCGGCCCACGCTGCGGGTCTGGTAGGGCGAGGCGCCGGTCAGCATCCGGTAGAGCAGCACGCCCAGGGCATAGACGTCGTCGGCCCGGCACTCCTTGTCGACGGTCGACTCCGCCAGGCCGTAGTCGATGATCTTCACGCCGCCGGGTGTCAGCATCACGTTGTCAGGGTTGAGGTCGCGATGGGTCACGCCGCGCCGGTGCGCCACCGCGAGCACGTCGGCGACACTCGCCCCGATGCTCGCCGCGTCGGGCCACTTCAGCAGCGTGAGCCGGTCGAGCCGGTCGGCGAGGGACTCGCCGTGCAGGAGCTCCATCACCATGAAGCCGAGCGCAGAGCCGTCCGCGAGCGACGTGTCCCCGAAGTCGTAGACGCGAGGCACGTTCGGGTGACGCAGCCGGTTGGTGATCTGGGCCTCAGCTCGGACGAGGTCGGCGACATCGGCCCTGGACGTGAGGGTTTTGACGGCGTGTGGACGCGCGCTGACCGCATCGACCGCGCGATAGACATGGGAGACGCCACCCCGGGCCAGCCGACCGGTCAGCACATAGCGACCAGCCAACGCAGTTCCCACGGGTAGCCACACGGAAGTGAAGTGTTCCCGATACATCCATCCTGGACAATAGGCAGCCTTCCTAACCGGTAGTTCAGGGTCAGTCGGATTGATCACAGGGTCGCCGGGAACTATCCGAGCGGACTCTGCGACTATCACCGAGGTGCCCGAGAGGGCGGGTGAAGGGAGTCGCCGTGAAGGTGTCGAGCCGGGTTGCGGCAGTGGTCGCAGGTGGTCTGTTCGGTGCGTTGGTGCTGGCGGGAGCCGCGTCTGCGCATGTCGAGGTGAGTGCCAAACCGGCCCGGGCGCTCGCGTCGGACGCCGTGGTCTCCTTCGACGCCGAGGCCGAGTCGGGCAAGGCCGGGATCAAGTCCGTCCGGGTCGTGCTGCCCGCGGGGATCCTGCCGGCCGATGTCACCCTCGCCTCTGGGCCCGCGGGCTGGACGCTCACGCCGACCGAGGACGGTTACACCGTCGGGGGGACACCCCTGGCGACGAAGAAGAACGCCGTCTACTCGATCAAGGTGCGGCAGCTGCCCAACGCGGCGAGCCTCACCTTCAAGTCGCTCGTCAACTACACCGACGGCCAGGTCGACCGCTGGATCGGGGAGCCGAAGGCGGACAACCCGGCCCCGGTGCTCAAGCTCGCCGCCGCCGATCCGGCAGCCATCGCCTCGGCGTCCGCAGCGGCCGCTTCACCGTCGCCGTCGCCATCCCCGGTGACGGTCACCAGTGCCCCGGCCCCGGTGGTCTCGACCTCCGCCGCCGCGGCGGCCGATGAGGGTGGTTCCGGGGTGGGTACCTGGCTCGTCGGCGGCATCGTCGCCCTCGCCGCCGCCGGCACGCTGCTCGTCCTCCTGCGCCGCCGCGACACCGGCAACGGCCCCGAGGGCCAGTCCTGACCCTCCGGCCCCCAAGCTCACCCCAAGATCGCCGCAACTCTTCAAGAGTTGGTCCTAACGGGTTTTCCAGGACCAACTCTTGAAGAGTTGCGGCGATCTTGGCGTCCGGTCACCCCCGCTGTTGCTCAGAGGGCGTCCATGGCCTTGTAGATGCGCTTGTCGGAGACGGGGTACGCCGTGCCCAGGGTCTGAGCCCAGTAGCTGACCCGGAGCTCCTCGATCATCCAGCGGATGTGCGGCACGTTGGCGCGGAGGGACTTGTACTCCTCCTGCACCTCCTGCACCTGCCGCATGAACTGGCGGTCCTTGTCGGGCTGCTGCGGCAGCCGCTCCAGGCGCTGCTGCATCGCACCGAGGTAACGGGGGAGTTCCCGCAGCTGGGTCTGCCCGGTGCCGGAGACGAAGCCGGGGTAGACCAGCCCCGCGAGCTGCACCTTCAGGTCGGCGAGGGCGGGCAGGAGGGCCGGGGTGGGCGTACCCCGAAGCTGGTTGGAGATCTGATGCGCGGCCGTGAGGATCCGCGCGACATCGCCGATGATCGTGAACGCGACGTCGTGGACCTCGAAGCGCACCTTGTCGCGAAGCTTGACGAACCCGGCCTCGTCCCAGGGCCGGACCGCCCGCCTCCAGCATCAGCGTGTCGATCGCGCAGGCGATGCAGTCGTCGAGCAGCGCCGGGACGCTGCCGCCGGGAGCGTGGCCGAGGGCGAGCTTCTGCGCGTTGGTCAGGCGGGTGACGAGCGGCTTGAGCGGGGACGGGTTGCCGAGCAGGATGAGCCGCCGGGTGCCGAGCCACATGTGCAGGCGCTGCTCGGCCTCGGTCTCCAGGACGCGCAGGCCGACCGTGCTGCCCTCGTCATAGAGCGACGGGAAGGCCTTGACCGTGTTGCCGCCCCGGGTGCGGACGAAGCCGCGCGGGATCGTGCCGAAGGTCCAGGTGGTCTTGCCGCGCTGCTCGATCTCGTCGGCGACGGCGGAGATCGCCTCGCGGACCTTGGGGGTGAGCTTGCGCTGGAGCGCGACGAGGTCCTTGCCCTCGCCGACCACCTTGCCGCCCTCGCCGATCACCCGGAAGGTCATCCGCAGGTGGTCGGGCACCTTGGCCAGGTCGAACTCGTGGCGGGGCAGGATGATCGAGGCCATCCGGCCCAGCTCCCGGGCGAGCGCGTCCTGCATCGGCGTGCCGTCGGCCTTGAGCATCCGGACCAGGTCGTGGGCGTGGTCGGGCACGGGGACGAAGTAGCGCCGCAGCGGCTTGGGCAGCGACCGGATCAGGTGCGTGATCAGGTCCTCCCGCATGCCCGGGACGAGCCAGTCGAAGCCCTGGGGTTTCACCTGGTTGAGCGCGGGCAGCGGGATGTGCACGGTGACGCCGTCGGCGGCGGTGCCCGGCTCGAACTGGTAGGTCAGGCGCAGCTTCAGCTCGCCCTGCTCCCAGAAGTCGGGGTAGTCCTGCGCGGTGACCCGGTTGGCCGCCTCGTTGACGAGCAGCGCCTCGGTGAAGTCGAGCAGGTTGGGCTGGGTGAGCTTGACCTTCTTCCACCAGGCGTCGAAGTGCCGCGACGAGACGACGTCGGAGCCGATCCGCTCGTCATAGAAGGCGAAGAGGGTCTCGTCGTCGACGAGGATGTCGCGGCGGCGGGCCCGGTGCTCCAACTCCTCGACCTC
This portion of the Allocatelliglobosispora scoriae genome encodes:
- a CDS encoding sigma-70 family RNA polymerase sigma factor, coding for MENMTILRTDQVAEERDLVGVYLHEISRTPLLGAAQEVDLSKAIEAGLLAEQLLEGEKLPKGMKREELELLQREGAKAKDLFIRANLRLVVSIARRYVRSGMPMLDLIQEGNTGLVRAVEKFDYIKGYKFSTYATWWIRQAISRAIAQQERTVRLPVHLVEDVNRMRNVTRQLTRELGADPEPAQIAAALQVPVERVTELIRWSQDTVSLDTPVGDDGDTSLGDLVSDTDSPSPEEIVLSAMERQRIEGLLNHLDDRSAGIMRARYGLEDGREHSLTEVASRFSLSRERIRQLEIQALGRLRELARSEGFQTV
- a CDS encoding DUF397 domain-containing protein, producing the protein MTQPNSAAWLRSTFCEATACVEARREGNDVLLRNSTEPDRVLAFDAVAWAEFRIGVAEGEFDL
- a CDS encoding C40 family peptidase; the protein is MSLHRWTLRALIPIVLAAGVALPAASASAEPTAAEVKKQIEVVSAKLEKAVETYNKTNIDLTATKKAITDLRATLGPLADARDAARGKVATLASTAYTSGGLTGLNVLLGGAGQADTLMDRLATLEVIARDQADVLASSVDAGARYDSEKTRLDAVLATQTTQFAQITAQKKQIEADLAKLEDQKRKIGIKAAGGTPYSGTIPDVSGKAGIAVRYAYNAIGTPYVWAADGPDGYDCSGLTKAAWRAAGVTLYHYVPTQWDEVAHIKRSQLAPGDLVFYSGLGHVALYVGNGKVIHAPTFGEVVKISSVDMMTPYGFGRVRT
- a CDS encoding serine/threonine-protein kinase gives rise to the protein MAGRYVLTGRLARGGVSHVYRAVDAVSARPHAVKTLTSRADVADLVRAEAQITNRLRHPNVPRVYDFGDTSLADGSALGFMVMELLHGESLADRLDRLTLLKWPDAASIGASVADVLAVAHRRGVTHRDLNPDNVMLTPGGVKIIDYGLAESTVDKECRADDVYALGVLLYRMLTGASPYQTRSVGRPRRGIAPKCLAPVPVLAIPGLPTALTDLVRSCMDKSSTQRPTARSAAIDLWSLLTPMR
- a CDS encoding YcnI family protein, whose product is MSAKPARALASDAVVSFDAEAESGKAGIKSVRVVLPAGILPADVTLASGPAGWTLTPTEDGYTVGGTPLATKKNAVYSIKVRQLPNAASLTFKSLVNYTDGQVDRWIGEPKADNPAPVLKLAAADPAAIASASAAAASPSPSPSPVTVTSAPAPVVSTSAAAAADEGGSGVGTWLVGGIVALAAAGTLLVLLRRRDTGNGPEGQS
- a CDS encoding helix-turn-helix domain-containing protein, which encodes MSDVQAPAVARRRLRHALRGARDAAGMTQEHAADELEWSLSKLIRIEAGTVGVAVTDVKAMLSLYNVTDAELISQLISMARVSRQRPWWFEHREDLPAGYATYLGLEEEATGLYFFQPIAIPGILQTNAYAQSTLQGGAATELSDDERSSRATLRRLRQERLLGGDSRPRIDAVLDEAVLRRIASDPATMRDQLNHLLRLAEDPLITLRVLPFTAGFVSTISGPFIILEFPDGADADAVYVESALMIFQIMDRTDGVPPYRKAFGHLADAALDPQASLAYIAQIAAELT